From a single Sinomonas atrocyanea genomic region:
- a CDS encoding winged helix-turn-helix domain-containing protein — protein MTARLTLAQARRVALAAQGLNRPRPTGPVSARALVRAFEALQLVQIDSVNVLVRSHYLPFFSRLGPYDRQTLDRLSARSPRRMLEYWAHEASFIRPEHFDALRLWQRRAWVGAHEMDADAREDLAARILAVLGSSRPLTAGQLADRLGHVEERRRDQWGWNWSAVQRVLSHLFEAGTVASAGRSGAFERRYALTEDVLPRALVREEGLGRDEAILALVRCAVEAHGIGTARCFADYFRLPVRATESALAVLAAEGSIEEVHVDGWEGRTFLAAGRPIPRAATGRALLSPFDSLVFERRRLERLFGFRYRLEIYTPVQRREYGYYVLPFLLRDAMAARVDLKADRSAGVLLVQAAHGEPGAPPDTAGELAEELRLLADWLELDQVRVADRGSLAPALARAVGPVRGGRNLHGVPRVSPVD, from the coding sequence ATGACGGCGCGGCTCACCCTCGCACAGGCACGCCGGGTCGCGCTCGCCGCGCAGGGCCTCAACCGCCCGCGCCCCACCGGCCCCGTGTCCGCCCGGGCACTCGTGCGCGCCTTCGAGGCGCTGCAGCTGGTCCAGATCGATTCCGTCAATGTGCTCGTCCGGAGCCACTACCTGCCGTTCTTCTCGCGCCTCGGACCGTATGACCGGCAGACGCTGGACCGCCTCTCGGCCCGGAGCCCGCGGCGGATGCTCGAGTACTGGGCGCACGAGGCGAGCTTCATCCGGCCCGAGCACTTCGACGCCCTGCGCCTGTGGCAGCGGCGGGCCTGGGTGGGCGCCCACGAGATGGACGCGGACGCCCGCGAGGACCTCGCTGCGCGCATCCTCGCGGTGCTCGGCTCGAGCAGGCCCCTCACAGCCGGGCAGCTGGCCGACCGCCTGGGGCATGTCGAGGAGCGCCGCCGCGACCAGTGGGGATGGAACTGGAGCGCAGTCCAACGCGTCCTGAGCCACCTCTTCGAAGCCGGCACGGTCGCCTCGGCGGGCCGGTCTGGCGCCTTCGAGCGCCGGTACGCGCTGACCGAGGACGTGCTGCCCCGGGCCCTGGTGCGCGAGGAAGGGCTGGGCCGGGACGAGGCGATCCTCGCGCTCGTGCGCTGCGCGGTCGAGGCACACGGGATCGGCACCGCGCGCTGCTTCGCGGACTACTTCCGCCTTCCGGTCCGCGCCACGGAATCCGCTCTGGCCGTCCTGGCCGCCGAGGGGAGCATCGAGGAGGTCCACGTCGACGGATGGGAGGGCAGGACCTTCCTCGCCGCCGGGCGCCCGATACCCCGCGCCGCGACAGGCAGGGCGCTCCTGAGTCCCTTCGACTCCCTCGTGTTCGAGAGGCGGCGCCTCGAGCGACTCTTCGGCTTCCGCTACCGTCTCGAGATCTACACGCCCGTGCAGCGCCGAGAGTACGGCTACTACGTGCTGCCCTTCCTGCTGCGCGATGCCATGGCCGCCCGCGTGGACCTGAAGGCGGACCGGAGCGCAGGGGTCCTTCTCGTGCAGGCCGCCCACGGGGAACCCGGTGCCCCGCCGGACACGGCAGGCGAGCTCGCGGAGGAACTGCGGCTGCTGGCAGACTGGTTGGAGCTCGACCAGGTGCGTGTGGCGGACCGCGGCAGTCTCGCCCCCGCGCTCGCCCGCGCCGTCGGGCCCGTCCGCGGAGGGCGGAACCTGCACGGGGTTCCGCGCGTGTCTCCCGTAGACTGA
- the hpf gene encoding ribosome hibernation-promoting factor, HPF/YfiA family: MEFNISGRNLTVSDRFREYAGEKLEKIGALADKVQRVDAKCSKQSSAKTGGDQLTVELTVTGRGPVIRAEATAPDKFAAFDLAYGKLLERLRRAKDRRKVHHGKHTPVGVNAATASLPVVSGSTPIYAEHALEVPSSEAQAPSPYEVENDIPAGDSPVLIRRKVFPAATLTLDDAVDNMELVGHDFYLFIDADTNTPSVVYRRRGWTYGVISLDQACEPGAAKVEEKILAYRSDDAGAVVS; the protein is encoded by the coding sequence ATGGAGTTCAACATCAGCGGTCGCAACCTGACTGTGTCGGATCGCTTCCGCGAGTACGCAGGTGAGAAGCTCGAGAAGATCGGTGCGCTGGCTGACAAGGTCCAGCGCGTCGATGCGAAGTGCTCCAAGCAGAGCAGTGCGAAGACCGGAGGAGACCAGCTCACCGTCGAGCTCACGGTCACCGGGCGCGGACCGGTGATCCGGGCCGAGGCCACCGCTCCGGACAAGTTCGCTGCCTTCGACCTCGCCTACGGGAAGCTCCTTGAACGCCTCCGGCGGGCGAAGGACCGCCGCAAGGTCCACCACGGCAAGCACACCCCCGTCGGGGTCAACGCGGCCACCGCCTCCCTCCCGGTGGTCAGCGGCAGTACGCCGATCTACGCCGAGCACGCCCTCGAGGTTCCCTCCTCGGAGGCCCAGGCGCCGTCGCCCTACGAGGTCGAGAACGACATCCCGGCCGGCGATTCGCCCGTGCTCATCCGCCGCAAGGTGTTCCCCGCCGCCACGCTCACCCTCGATGACGCGGTGGACAACATGGAACTCGTCGGCCATGACTTCTACCTGTTCATCGACGCGGACACGAACACCCCCTCCGTGGTCTACCGCCGCCGTGGATGGACCTATGGCGTCATCAGCCTCGATCAGGCCTGTGAGCCCGGAGCGGCCAAGGTCGAGGAGAAGATCCTCGCGTACCGCTCCGACGATGCCGGTGCCGTTGTCTCCTGA
- a CDS encoding ComF family protein — MGAAAKDVLGLLVPVDCVACGAPDRELCAVCARQVRRLTARPARVEDHAPALIEASGRVLLPAVSAGPYRNELSLALLAFKRHGSAVLAAELAAALARALAAAAGSAGLGTAADGGVLLVPVPTSAAAFLRRGFDPLQVLLARVRRDGRIPPGTLWAEALAPRRRGPRERLAAVARAVVSPGGGSQKGLGRSQRRARVSGSLAARGHVRVRGQGARVPEAGRTVPSLQGRRCLVVDDVLTTGATAREATRALEAAGAVVLGLVALAHVPLPDAGARRSAGTLPADTQREDANGG; from the coding sequence GTGGGGGCCGCGGCGAAGGACGTGCTCGGGCTCCTCGTGCCCGTCGACTGCGTCGCCTGCGGCGCCCCCGATCGAGAGCTCTGCGCCGTCTGCGCGAGGCAGGTCCGCCGCCTCACGGCCAGGCCGGCCCGCGTCGAGGACCACGCGCCGGCGCTGATCGAAGCAAGCGGCCGCGTCCTGCTGCCGGCCGTGTCCGCCGGACCGTACCGCAACGAGCTCTCGCTCGCGCTCCTGGCCTTCAAACGGCACGGGAGCGCCGTCCTGGCCGCCGAGCTCGCCGCCGCCCTCGCACGGGCCCTGGCCGCCGCGGCCGGTTCCGCTGGGCTCGGCACTGCGGCGGACGGCGGCGTGCTCCTCGTGCCCGTGCCCACGAGCGCGGCGGCGTTCCTGCGGCGGGGCTTCGATCCGCTGCAGGTGCTCCTCGCGCGGGTCCGGCGCGACGGCCGCATCCCGCCCGGGACCCTGTGGGCCGAAGCGCTCGCGCCCCGCAGGCGCGGTCCGCGGGAGCGGCTCGCTGCGGTGGCGCGCGCGGTCGTGTCCCCGGGCGGAGGGTCGCAGAAGGGGCTCGGCCGCTCCCAGCGCCGCGCCCGCGTCTCCGGGTCGCTCGCCGCCCGCGGACATGTGCGCGTGCGGGGACAGGGCGCCCGGGTACCGGAGGCCGGCCGCACCGTCCCATCCCTCCAGGGGCGCCGCTGCCTCGTCGTCGACGACGTCCTGACCACCGGTGCGACCGCCCGGGAGGCGACCCGCGCACTCGAGGCCGCCGGCGCCGTCGTCCTCGGCCTCGTGGCCCTCGCGCACGTGCCGCTGCCCGACGCCGGGGCCCGGAGGTCGGCCGGTACGCTCCCAGCGGACACACAGCGGGAGGATGCCAACGGGGGGTGA
- a CDS encoding LpqB family beta-propeller domain-containing protein, with translation MRRSVPAALVAMLLALVTLAGCAQIPTTGTVGKSRDSAVTLGNAPQIIPPGPRDGASPQAMIEGFFNAGSGYQNDFTVARQFLAPAQAVSWKPSDRTLVYRGSATVVATGKENQYRYEFDLAYSVDSQGITTPFPPGTKEHIDVTLSQVDGQWRLSGLPDGTAIPEETFKALYRPFPLYFYDPSFTTLVPDVRWFIDNTGVAKSLVSALIAGPAPYLRSAVASAFPQGIRLERESVPIVDNTAQVDLTPELRDASFTDRQRMRYQLVRTFSGISSVVDVTLRSNQADVTLEDPTTGKSVPEPTVDPKVPVWQVGIAGGELVQYASRQATRIDGLRSVAPLGPHDPAAAASQHVYAFLGAKGLYSIVPNQAPRLLDSRTSFSRPSIDPFDWVWTAGPGGAGATEAVAYKPVGAAEGAAVPKATLTAPWLAGRTVEDLRVSRDGTRALVLSTQGNSTSLQLAGVQRAADGTPRALSEPITLSTAEKSPRRAVWVDDTTILVSGVSASDAVAPELVSLKGGDPRQLPQLPGIEAISAGNGDQEIYAQTPAGVFALVRTTWTELGKGVEGLSFAG, from the coding sequence ATGCGCCGTTCCGTGCCGGCCGCTCTCGTCGCGATGCTGCTCGCCCTCGTCACCTTGGCGGGCTGCGCCCAGATCCCCACGACCGGCACCGTCGGCAAGAGCCGCGACAGCGCCGTGACCCTCGGCAATGCACCCCAGATCATCCCGCCCGGGCCCCGCGACGGCGCCAGCCCGCAGGCCATGATCGAGGGCTTCTTCAACGCCGGCAGCGGCTACCAGAACGACTTCACCGTCGCGCGGCAGTTCCTCGCTCCCGCGCAGGCGGTGTCCTGGAAGCCCAGCGACCGGACCCTGGTCTACCGGGGCAGCGCGACCGTCGTGGCGACGGGGAAGGAGAACCAGTACCGCTACGAGTTCGACCTCGCCTATTCGGTGGACTCCCAGGGCATCACGACTCCGTTCCCGCCGGGCACCAAGGAGCACATCGACGTCACGCTCTCCCAGGTGGACGGCCAGTGGCGCCTGTCCGGCCTCCCGGACGGCACGGCCATCCCCGAGGAGACGTTCAAGGCGCTCTACCGGCCCTTCCCCCTGTACTTCTACGACCCCTCCTTCACGACGCTCGTCCCCGACGTGCGCTGGTTCATCGACAATACGGGGGTCGCGAAGTCGCTCGTGAGCGCCCTCATCGCGGGCCCGGCGCCCTACCTGCGCTCGGCCGTGGCGAGCGCGTTCCCGCAGGGCATCCGGCTCGAGCGCGAATCGGTGCCGATCGTGGACAACACCGCCCAGGTCGACCTGACGCCCGAGCTGAGGGACGCCTCGTTCACGGACCGGCAGCGCATGCGCTACCAGCTCGTGCGGACATTCTCGGGGATCAGCTCCGTCGTGGACGTGACGCTGCGCTCGAACCAGGCCGATGTGACCCTCGAGGACCCGACGACGGGCAAGTCGGTCCCCGAGCCGACCGTCGACCCCAAGGTGCCGGTCTGGCAGGTGGGCATCGCCGGCGGCGAGCTCGTCCAGTACGCGAGCCGGCAGGCCACCAGGATCGACGGGCTGCGCAGCGTGGCCCCGCTCGGACCGCACGATCCCGCCGCGGCCGCCTCGCAGCACGTCTATGCCTTCCTCGGCGCCAAGGGCCTCTATTCCATCGTCCCGAACCAGGCCCCGCGGCTCCTCGACTCGCGGACCAGCTTCAGCCGGCCGTCGATCGATCCGTTCGACTGGGTGTGGACGGCCGGTCCGGGCGGCGCCGGCGCGACCGAGGCTGTGGCCTACAAACCGGTCGGGGCCGCCGAGGGTGCGGCCGTGCCCAAGGCGACGCTGACGGCCCCGTGGCTCGCGGGACGGACGGTGGAGGACCTGCGCGTCTCCCGCGACGGCACGCGCGCCCTCGTCCTCTCGACCCAGGGCAACTCGACGTCGCTCCAGCTCGCCGGCGTGCAGCGGGCCGCTGACGGCACCCCGCGGGCGCTCTCCGAGCCGATCACGCTCTCGACCGCCGAGAAGAGCCCCCGCCGTGCGGTCTGGGTCGACGACACCACGATCCTCGTCTCGGGGGTGTCCGCCAGCGATGCGGTGGCACCCGAGCTCGTCTCGCTCAAGGGCGGAGATCCGCGGCAGCTGCCGCAGCTGCCCGGGATCGAGGCGATCTCGGCCGGCAACGGCGACCAGGAGATCTACGCCCAGACGCCGGCGGGGGTCTTCGCGCTCGTGCGCACCACGTGGACCGAGCTGGGCAAGGGCGTCGAGGGCCTCTCGTTCGCCGGATAG
- the mtrB gene encoding MtrAB system histidine kinase MtrB: protein MDIEQDHRTPPGTPPAGAGASPEEAPRDGEPNAPRAQAGLGGSARSGSRLRLAWGLARRWATRRKVGDRARIAAKRARVLGFRAFRAGFRGLRNIGPALLAARGGFARRWRRSLQFRTVLVTLLLTFVSFLAVGAYLSNQIANNLFQERLAQAEVQTRQSVQQVQETFDGAQVTDQQGVLKLVNDTLNQLENRESGTPRQYVFLAVPNQDQPRNRWVDSRASYLRTENDIPQSLRDAVQHSQQEQYWQSIPLTVDNRIHPAIAVGNKVSFGGTVYELYLIYDIETAQQTLDDMQNVLWFGGIFLLLLIGAITWIVTRGVVSPVSHAAAVSEKLASGQLEERMAVEGEDEVARLGASFNHMAANLQEQITALANLSRMQQRFVSDVSHELRTPLTTVRMAAEVLYDARDTFNPVTKRSAELLYNQVERFQALLNDLLEISRFDAGAAVLDAEPQDLVLVIRTVIETAAPIAAACGSEVRFYTRSPSIVVEMDGRRIERVLRNLLLNALEHGEGRPVEIFVAANADSVGVSVRDHGIGMSPSEAARVFDRFWRADPARARTTGGSGLGLSIATEDVKLHNGWLQAWGKPGAGSCFRLTLPLRAGAEIVESPVALQPADGDVVLVEEQSTRGVVLGSFHAAGGTAADDGGPSPAAAPPPGEPGTPPGEPGTEGEEA from the coding sequence ATGGACATCGAGCAGGACCACCGCACGCCCCCCGGGACGCCCCCCGCGGGCGCCGGCGCCTCCCCCGAGGAGGCCCCCCGCGACGGCGAGCCGAACGCGCCCCGCGCGCAGGCCGGGCTGGGCGGATCGGCGCGGTCCGGCTCGCGGCTGCGCCTGGCCTGGGGCCTCGCCCGACGGTGGGCCACGAGGCGCAAGGTGGGGGACCGGGCGCGGATCGCGGCCAAGCGCGCCCGCGTCCTCGGATTCCGGGCGTTCCGCGCCGGGTTCCGCGGACTGCGGAACATCGGGCCGGCCCTCCTCGCGGCCCGGGGCGGGTTCGCGCGCCGCTGGCGGCGGTCCCTCCAGTTCCGCACCGTGCTCGTCACGCTCCTGCTGACCTTCGTCTCCTTCCTGGCGGTGGGCGCCTACCTGTCGAACCAGATCGCGAACAACCTCTTCCAGGAGCGCCTCGCGCAGGCCGAGGTGCAGACCCGCCAGTCGGTCCAGCAGGTCCAGGAGACGTTTGACGGCGCTCAGGTCACCGACCAGCAGGGCGTCCTCAAGCTCGTCAACGACACCCTCAACCAGCTTGAGAACCGTGAATCCGGGACTCCGCGGCAGTACGTGTTCCTGGCCGTGCCGAACCAGGACCAGCCGCGCAACCGCTGGGTCGACTCCCGCGCCTCCTACCTGCGGACCGAGAACGACATCCCGCAGAGCCTGCGGGACGCCGTCCAGCACTCGCAGCAGGAGCAGTACTGGCAGTCCATCCCGCTGACGGTGGACAACCGGATCCACCCGGCCATCGCGGTCGGCAACAAGGTCAGCTTCGGCGGGACCGTGTACGAGCTGTACCTCATCTACGACATCGAGACGGCGCAGCAGACCCTCGACGACATGCAGAACGTGCTGTGGTTCGGCGGCATCTTCCTGCTCCTGCTCATCGGCGCGATCACCTGGATCGTGACCCGCGGCGTCGTGTCCCCGGTCAGCCACGCCGCGGCCGTGTCGGAGAAGCTCGCCTCCGGCCAGCTCGAGGAGCGCATGGCGGTCGAGGGCGAGGACGAGGTGGCCCGCCTCGGCGCCTCGTTCAACCACATGGCCGCGAACCTGCAGGAGCAGATCACCGCCCTGGCGAACCTCTCCCGCATGCAGCAGCGGTTCGTCTCCGACGTCAGCCACGAGCTCCGCACCCCGCTGACCACCGTGCGCATGGCCGCCGAGGTGCTCTACGACGCGCGCGACACCTTCAATCCCGTCACGAAGCGCTCCGCCGAGCTGCTCTACAACCAGGTGGAGCGGTTCCAGGCCCTGCTGAACGACCTGCTCGAGATCTCCCGCTTCGATGCCGGCGCGGCGGTGCTCGACGCCGAGCCCCAGGACCTCGTCCTCGTGATCCGCACCGTCATCGAGACCGCGGCGCCCATCGCTGCGGCCTGCGGCTCCGAGGTGCGCTTCTACACGCGCTCGCCCAGCATCGTCGTGGAGATGGACGGGCGGCGGATCGAGCGCGTGCTGCGCAACCTGCTGCTCAACGCCCTCGAGCACGGCGAGGGCCGTCCTGTCGAAATCTTCGTTGCCGCGAACGCCGATTCGGTGGGGGTGTCCGTGCGGGACCACGGCATCGGCATGTCCCCCTCGGAGGCGGCCCGAGTGTTCGACCGCTTCTGGCGCGCCGACCCGGCCCGTGCCCGCACCACCGGCGGCTCGGGCCTGGGCCTGTCGATCGCCACCGAGGACGTCAAGCTCCACAACGGCTGGCTCCAGGCCTGGGGCAAGCCCGGAGCTGGCTCCTGCTTCCGCCTGACGCTGCCGCTGCGCGCGGGAGCGGAGATCGTCGAGTCCCCGGTCGCGCTCCAGCCGGCCGACGGCGACGTGGTGCTGGTCGAGGAGCAGTCGACGCGCGGCGTCGTCCTCGGCTCGTTCCACGCCGCGGGCGGCACGGCGGCGGACGACGGCGGGCCCTCGCCTGCCGCTGCTCCGCCGCCGGGGGAGCCGGGCACGCCGCCGGGGGAGCCGGGCACAGAAGGGGAGGAGGCGTGA
- the mtrA gene encoding MtrAB system response regulator MtrA, which yields MKARILVVDDDEALAEMIGIVLRNDGFDPVFCADGAQAPDVFRAQKPDLILLDLMLPGLDGIEVCRQIRSESDVPIVMLTAKSDTSDVVRGLESGADDYVPKPFKPAELVARVRARLRPGETKAPETLRIGEVTIDVAGHTVKRGDEYISLTPLEFDLLVALARKPWQVFTRELLLEQVWGYRHAADTRLVNVHVQRLRSKIERDPEAPEVILTVRGVGYKAGS from the coding sequence ATGAAGGCACGCATTCTGGTCGTCGACGACGACGAGGCCCTGGCCGAGATGATCGGCATCGTCCTGCGCAACGACGGATTCGATCCCGTCTTCTGCGCCGACGGCGCCCAGGCCCCCGACGTGTTCCGGGCCCAGAAGCCGGACCTCATCCTCCTCGACCTGATGCTGCCCGGGCTCGACGGCATCGAGGTGTGCCGGCAGATCCGGTCGGAATCGGACGTTCCGATCGTCATGCTCACCGCCAAGTCGGACACCTCGGACGTGGTGCGCGGCCTCGAGTCGGGGGCGGACGACTACGTGCCCAAGCCGTTCAAGCCGGCCGAGCTCGTGGCCCGGGTCCGCGCGCGGCTCCGTCCCGGTGAGACGAAGGCGCCCGAGACGCTGCGCATCGGCGAGGTCACGATCGACGTCGCAGGGCACACCGTCAAGCGCGGCGACGAGTACATCTCCCTCACACCGCTCGAGTTCGATCTCCTCGTGGCGCTCGCCCGCAAGCCCTGGCAGGTCTTCACCCGCGAGCTGCTGCTCGAGCAGGTGTGGGGCTACCGCCACGCGGCGGACACGAGGCTCGTCAACGTCCACGTCCAGCGCCTGCGCTCGAAGATCGAGCGGGATCCCGAGGCCCCCGAGGTCATCCTCACGGTGCGCGGCGTCGGGTACAAGGCCGGGAGCTAG
- a CDS encoding cytochrome c oxidase assembly protein has protein sequence MPPLTTVLASFALDPAAALLALAAAALYGIGMARARRRGIAWPLWRALCFYVLGLVPYLVLACGFTGAYGSSLRWAFTLKIALMFFVVPLFAGLGRPVGLAQAALGDAGRARLESIMQSRAVRILGNAFVAPIIGLVLFGTFLTPLLALYRSQPVVSGALSVLVPLVGLVLALPLTEAESFERSSAFIVLEFVYVFIELLADAIPGIFLRLAPTVLDGVSTWPAGAPSWFPSPLRDQQLAGDLLWFIAEAVDIPVIILMFVRFSRSDRREARSFDELTDEQMDALAEEHLRRRNG, from the coding sequence GTGCCTCCCCTGACCACTGTGCTGGCCTCGTTCGCGCTCGACCCCGCGGCGGCCCTGCTGGCCCTCGCGGCCGCGGCGCTGTACGGGATCGGGATGGCCAGGGCGCGCCGACGCGGAATCGCCTGGCCCCTGTGGCGGGCGCTGTGCTTCTACGTCCTCGGCCTCGTGCCGTACCTCGTGCTCGCCTGCGGGTTCACCGGGGCCTACGGGTCTTCGCTGCGGTGGGCCTTCACGCTCAAGATCGCGCTCATGTTCTTCGTCGTCCCGCTCTTCGCCGGGCTCGGGCGCCCGGTGGGCCTGGCTCAGGCGGCGCTGGGGGACGCCGGGCGCGCGCGCCTGGAGAGCATCATGCAGAGCCGGGCCGTGCGCATCCTCGGCAATGCCTTCGTGGCGCCGATCATCGGGCTCGTGCTCTTCGGCACCTTCCTCACCCCGCTGCTGGCGCTCTACCGTTCCCAGCCGGTGGTGAGCGGCGCGCTGAGCGTCCTGGTCCCACTCGTCGGCCTCGTCCTCGCGCTGCCGCTGACGGAGGCCGAGTCCTTCGAGCGCTCGAGCGCGTTCATCGTCCTGGAGTTCGTCTACGTCTTCATCGAGCTCCTCGCGGACGCGATCCCGGGGATCTTCCTCCGCCTCGCGCCGACGGTGCTCGACGGCGTCTCGACGTGGCCGGCAGGCGCGCCCTCCTGGTTCCCCTCGCCGCTGCGGGACCAGCAGCTGGCCGGGGACCTCCTGTGGTTCATCGCCGAGGCTGTCGACATCCCGGTCATCATCCTCATGTTCGTGCGCTTCTCGCGCAGCGACCGGCGGGAGGCGCGGTCCTTCGACGAGCTGACCGACGAGCAGATGGACGCGCTCGCCGAGGAGCACCTGCGCCGCCGCAACGGCTGA
- a CDS encoding chorismate mutase codes for MTEQRPDTDVETTEIPRGGYDPSASSLTGHVDPAVMAELLSIRSSIDNFDATLVYLLAERFKVTQRVGFLKAQHHLPPADPDREAAQIARLRRLAEEAQLDPAFAEKFLNFIISEVIRHHQAIAEDHGQGAAPADAGA; via the coding sequence ATGACCGAGCAGCGACCTGACACCGACGTCGAGACGACAGAAATCCCGCGCGGCGGCTACGATCCGAGCGCCAGTTCGCTGACGGGCCACGTCGATCCGGCCGTCATGGCGGAGCTCCTCTCGATCCGCTCGAGCATCGACAACTTCGACGCGACCCTCGTCTACCTCCTGGCCGAGCGCTTCAAGGTCACCCAGCGGGTCGGGTTCCTCAAGGCCCAGCACCATCTCCCGCCGGCGGACCCCGACCGGGAGGCAGCGCAGATCGCCCGCCTCCGCCGCCTGGCCGAGGAGGCCCAGCTGGATCCGGCCTTCGCCGAGAAGTTCCTGAACTTCATCATCAGCGAGGTCATCCGCCACCATCAGGCGATCGCCGAGGACCATGGGCAGGGCGCGGCGCCCGCGGACGCGGGCGCGTGA
- a CDS encoding dipeptide ABC transporter ATP-binding protein, with amino-acid sequence MSEQLDVAPAAGSTATVLDIDNLEVTFATDSGPVNAVRGVSLDVRAGEVVAVVGESGSGKTVTAKTILGLLPETATRSGAVVINGHNVVTVSAGKLRELRGRDVAMVFQEPSTALNPVFTVGWQIAEGIRAHHGRDGKRISKKEARERAIEALRKVGIPDPEKRVDYYPHQFSGGQKQRVVIAAALALDPELIVADEPTTALDVTVQAEILELLRDLRDLYGTSIVLITHNMGVVADLADRVVVMYQGEVVEEAPVRTLFASPREDYTRRLLDAVPHLGRDSASEGATERLRQDGEVLVEATGLDITYPGRLGTPPFRAVQDVSFTVRAGEVFGLVGESGSGKTTIGRAIAGLNRATGGSLKVLGHEMVGFRERAFKPVRKDIGFVFQDPAASFNPQLTIGECIAEPLIVHLDLDSAQVRRRVGELLESVQLPASYAARYPHELSGGQRQRASLARALALEPKLLVADEPTSALDVSVQAKVLELFREIQAELGFAALFISHDLAVVDQLSHWVGVLYKGRMVEQGIGSQVMGAPQHDYTKRLIASLPVPDPVEQAERRRAHRALLGS; translated from the coding sequence ATGAGTGAGCAGCTCGACGTGGCACCCGCAGCCGGGTCCACCGCCACGGTCCTGGACATTGACAACCTCGAGGTGACGTTCGCCACCGACTCCGGCCCCGTCAACGCGGTGCGCGGCGTCAGCCTCGACGTCCGCGCCGGCGAGGTCGTCGCCGTCGTCGGCGAGTCCGGCTCGGGCAAGACCGTCACGGCCAAGACGATCCTCGGCCTCCTCCCCGAGACCGCGACGCGCTCCGGCGCCGTGGTGATCAACGGGCACAACGTGGTCACGGTCAGCGCGGGCAAGCTCCGGGAGCTGCGGGGCCGGGACGTGGCGATGGTGTTCCAGGAGCCCTCGACGGCGCTGAACCCCGTCTTCACGGTTGGCTGGCAGATCGCCGAGGGCATCCGCGCGCACCATGGCCGCGACGGGAAGAGGATCTCGAAGAAGGAGGCCAGGGAGCGGGCCATCGAGGCCCTGCGCAAGGTCGGCATCCCTGATCCCGAGAAGCGCGTCGACTACTACCCGCACCAGTTCTCGGGGGGCCAGAAGCAGCGCGTGGTCATCGCCGCCGCTCTCGCGCTCGACCCCGAACTCATCGTGGCCGACGAGCCGACGACGGCGCTGGACGTCACCGTCCAGGCCGAGATCCTCGAGCTCCTGCGCGACCTGAGGGACCTGTACGGGACCTCGATCGTGCTCATCACCCACAACATGGGTGTCGTGGCGGACCTCGCGGACCGCGTCGTCGTGATGTACCAGGGCGAGGTCGTCGAGGAGGCACCGGTCCGTACGCTCTTCGCCAGCCCGCGCGAGGACTACACGCGCCGCCTGCTCGACGCCGTGCCCCACCTCGGGCGGGACTCGGCCTCCGAGGGCGCCACCGAGCGCCTGCGGCAGGACGGGGAGGTACTCGTCGAGGCCACGGGGCTCGACATCACCTACCCGGGTCGCCTCGGCACGCCGCCGTTCCGCGCCGTGCAGGACGTGTCCTTCACGGTGCGCGCCGGCGAGGTGTTCGGGCTCGTGGGGGAGTCGGGCTCGGGCAAGACGACGATCGGCCGGGCGATCGCCGGGCTCAACCGCGCCACCGGCGGGAGCCTGAAGGTGCTCGGGCACGAGATGGTCGGGTTCAGGGAACGGGCCTTCAAACCGGTCCGCAAGGACATCGGCTTCGTGTTCCAGGATCCCGCGGCGTCCTTCAACCCCCAGCTCACCATCGGCGAGTGCATCGCCGAGCCGCTCATCGTCCACCTGGACCTCGATTCCGCGCAGGTGAGGCGCCGCGTCGGCGAGCTGCTCGAGTCCGTGCAGTTGCCGGCGTCGTACGCGGCCCGCTACCCGCACGAGCTCTCCGGGGGCCAGCGCCAACGGGCCTCCCTCGCGCGCGCCCTCGCGCTCGAGCCGAAGCTGCTGGTGGCGGACGAGCCCACCTCGGCCCTCGACGTCTCGGTGCAGGCGAAGGTGCTCGAGCTGTTCCGCGAGATCCAGGCCGAACTGGGCTTCGCGGCGCTGTTCATCAGCCACGACCTCGCCGTGGTGGACCAGCTCAGCCACTGGGTCGGCGTGCTGTACAAGGGGCGCATGGTGGAGCAGGGGATCGGCAGCCAGGTCATGGGGGCACCCCAGCATGACTACACGAAGCGGCTCATCGCCTCGCTCCCGGTCCCGGACCCCGTGGAGCAGGCCGAGCGGCGCCGGGCGCACCGGGCCCTCCTCGGGAGCTGA